A window of the Phaenicophaeus curvirostris isolate KB17595 chromosome 9, BPBGC_Pcur_1.0, whole genome shotgun sequence genome harbors these coding sequences:
- the HMX3 gene encoding homeobox protein HMX3: MPETARDPPGAPPPAKDSFYIKNLLGGDPPKAQPRPPRAPFAPSGAGKAAGEGGGFALSQVGDLAFPRFEIPAPRFALSAHCLERAQTWWYPYALAPAGAHLPRTEAAEKALLRDASPGSGAERDSPEPTPKAEGEPKELDSKSPDEIVLEESDSEEAKKDGGGAEDWKKREESPEKKPCRKKKTRTVFSRSQVFQLESTFDMKRYLSSSERAGLAASLHLTETQVKIWFQNRRNKWKRQLAAELEAANLSHAAAQRIVRVPILYHENSGAEGGAGGGGGAPGAQPLLTFPHPVYYSHPVVTSVPLLRPV, translated from the exons ATGCCCGAGACCGCTCGGGACCCGCCCGGCGCGCCGCCGCCCGCCAAAGACTCCTTCTACATCAAGAACCTGCTCGGCGGGGACCCCCCGAAGGCACAGCCCCGGCCGCCGCGGGCGCCGTTCGCCCCCTCGGGCGCGGGGAAGGCGGCGGGGGAGGGCGGCGGCTTCGCCCTCTCGCAGGTGGGCGACCTCGCCTTCCCTCGCTTCGAGATCCCCGCGCCGCGCTTCGCGCTGAGCGCGCACTGCCTGGAGCGAGCCCAGACCTGGTGGTACCCGTACGCCCTGGCGCCCGCTGGAGCCCACCTGCCCCGCACCGAAG CCGCGGAGAAGGCGCTGCTGCGGGACGCGTCGCCGGGCTCGGGCGCGGAGCGGGACTCCCCGGAGCCGACGCCGAAGGCCGAGGGGGAACCGAAGGAGCTGGACTCCAAGAGCCCCGACGAGATCGTGCTGGAGGAGAGCGACTCGGAGGAGGCCAAGAAGGACGGGGGAGGCGCGGAGGACTGGAAGAAGCGCGAGGAGAGCCCGGAGAAGAAGCCGTGCCGCAAGAAGAAGACGCGCACGGTGTTCAGCCGCAGCCAGGTGTTCCAGCTCGAATCCACCTTCGACATGAAGCGCTACCTGAGCAGCTCGGAGCGCGCCGGGCTGGCCGCCTCGCTGCACCTCACAGAGACCCAGGTGAAGATCTGGTTCCAGAACCGCAGGAACAAGTGGAAGCGGCAGCTGGCGGCCGAGCTGGAGGCGGCCAACTTGAGCCACGCGGCCGCGCAGCGCATCGTGCGCGTCCCCATCCTCTACCACGAGAACTCGGGCGCCGAGGgcggcgcgggcggcggcggcggcgcccccGGAGCGCAGCCCCTGCTCACCTTCCCTCACCCCGTCTACTACTCCCACCCCGTCGTCACCTCCGTCCCGCTCCTGCGGCCCGTCTGA